From the genome of bacterium, one region includes:
- a CDS encoding HIT domain-containing protein: MERLWAPWRMSYILETVKQEQPDGCVFCRMLAEQDDARNLILHRAELCFVVMNLFPYNSGHLMVIPLRHTGEFSSLTAAEHAEMGRMLDLARVALSECFTPHGYNIGMNIGRAAGAGIVDHLHYHIVPRWNGDSNFMSAVGETKVLSESLPESFARLKTVVNRLLG, translated from the coding sequence TTGGAACGGCTATGGGCCCCCTGGCGGATGAGCTACATTTTGGAAACGGTTAAGCAGGAGCAGCCGGACGGCTGCGTATTTTGCCGCATGCTTGCCGAGCAGGACGACGCGCGCAATTTGATATTGCATCGTGCGGAGTTGTGCTTCGTGGTCATGAATCTGTTTCCGTATAATAGTGGTCATCTGATGGTGATCCCGTTACGGCATACGGGCGAATTCAGCTCGCTTACCGCAGCGGAACACGCGGAGATGGGCCGGATGCTGGATTTGGCGCGGGTAGCGCTGTCGGAGTGTTTCACGCCGCACGGTTATAACATTGGCATGAACATCGGCCGGGCGGCGGGCGCCGGGATCGTGGACCATCTGCACTATCATATCGTGCCAAGATGGAACGGCGACTCCAACTTCATGTCGGCGGTAGGCGAGACCAAGGTGCTCTCGGAGAGCCTGCCGGAGAGTTTTGCACGGCTGAAGACCGTGGTGAACCGGTTGCTTGGATAA
- a CDS encoding Rieske (2Fe-2S) protein encodes MSDRWFKVCRRDELKDGTARSITILGRPYAVFAVKGELYGLDSACRHMRANLGAGKMLGNVVSCFMHQWEYDVRSGKCLTEPGMDTVSRAVKIENDIVYISVAWPDE; translated from the coding sequence ATGAGCGACCGTTGGTTCAAAGTCTGCCGGCGGGACGAACTGAAAGACGGCACGGCGCGCAGTATCACAATTTTGGGACGACCGTATGCCGTGTTTGCCGTTAAGGGCGAGCTGTACGGTCTGGATTCGGCGTGTCGGCACATGCGGGCGAATTTAGGGGCGGGGAAGATGCTGGGGAATGTGGTGTCGTGTTTCATGCATCAATGGGAATACGACGTGCGCTCAGGAAAGTGCTTGACGGAACCCGGCATGGACACGGTGAGCCGGGCGGTCAAAATAGAAAACGACATTGTATACATTTCGGTCGCGTGGCCGGATGAATAG
- a CDS encoding S8 family serine peptidase, whose translation MKQRIVLQLAALVLLCNAWPLQAAYEIFFHSGTVVPAAGDYRVESVLPGTHVVLQFETALTLAQRDRLASAGVKLVGYLPERAFAAQLDRPLTAQELTALGVRAALPFAPEYKLHPRVVTGDFGTWSEYGDGQRMFNVDVFEDVTLEQAAADLSKAGYAVGDHIDVTHTLVVAVDPGKIMELAAIDAVLFINEMSPPLESLNSTVRTRLHVNEVQTAPYNLSGDGVTILVYDGGLIDSTHPDFGDRVTAMEDGAIADHPTHVGGTVGGNGGNLRGMAPAANIVSGEYDACTPFCFYNSPNDVSDDYTFARQNFDIELTTNSMGANVSPNGYPCAWFGDYELSSRVIDGLVAETDDRPLIQFWAAGNERGDPGCGNSSYRCMSIPASAKNIITVGATTSTDAVASFSSFGPTDDGRLKPEVVATGVNVNSCAPGGGYQVMSGTSMATPATAGVGCLILERWHQLYPGSPDPLPEAMKALMINSATDLGNVGPDFQTGYGIVNAQRAIDQLAAGGVIQSTLGADQPLDFEFNVPENTPFIDVSLAWTDVPALGNVIPTLVNDLDLILISPANLGYQPWVLNPSSPGTAAVPGEDSVNVCEKARVTNPIAGTWRARVLGDINVGETQTFALASSLPLATEWTTVTGVMQDTEAGLPARGIVYVPEAGLTAFAFPGGSFSFTVPSGRNYTLIGRAFGFQGAEVGITADGPTVVQNIELTFFDPAPPNITGTVVDQFNQPVVGATVHSTFPNWPTPVVDALTDASGEFSAYLPPETYDITVSAGGLSVTETITTTIGGDFTIVLNDQRIRPVGPDAGGYYCYENADTGYAPTFAYTSIAPAGGGAGTLIGPGAGNDWLIQVALPFSARFYGTITEGLTVSADGWIGFGNVAGGAQSWTNGFIPNSDAPNNCVHVFWDDLYPYNPTEGGQIASFYDSLNGRFIVEYYEVSHFQPTNLKVTAQFVLYSLDTRQTSSGDSEFEVHYQRFDYDGPDTDQDATLGIENSNGSTGLMVYFDGGADPYQYPVAAGTALRYTTGPILGTGTVAGQITALPATDLSTATLRLGATSFSPEADGSFSIGGVPGGQFRLEFSYAGYETVESEQFTVPVGGEVTVNLTTYRLNAPTSLTGEFDAEAGVIRLNWVPPTWAAGLREPGDQPLDALSNYTVLVGGRTPVTGISDTFLVYTPPNQGIYRMWVIANYDGGISDSSNMVQFTVTPAHEVLGLVPTELSLAQNYPNPFNPTTRISFGLPAASTVTLDVFDITGRTVAQLLHSRLEAGYHRVDFDGTNLGSGVFFYRLSTGERQIIRKMMLLR comes from the coding sequence ATGAAGCAGCGCATAGTTTTACAGCTTGCGGCATTGGTTCTGCTGTGTAATGCATGGCCGCTGCAGGCGGCTTACGAGATATTTTTCCACAGCGGCACCGTGGTTCCGGCCGCGGGTGATTACCGTGTTGAGTCAGTATTGCCGGGGACGCACGTCGTCCTGCAATTTGAAACCGCGCTCACGTTGGCGCAACGCGACCGGTTGGCATCCGCAGGGGTGAAACTCGTCGGGTACCTGCCCGAGCGCGCGTTTGCGGCGCAGCTCGATCGTCCACTAACCGCACAGGAGTTGACGGCTTTGGGTGTGCGCGCGGCGTTGCCGTTTGCACCTGAGTATAAGCTGCATCCGCGCGTCGTGACGGGTGATTTCGGAACGTGGAGCGAGTACGGCGACGGCCAGCGGATGTTTAACGTGGACGTGTTCGAGGACGTGACGCTGGAACAGGCGGCGGCTGACTTAAGCAAAGCGGGCTATGCAGTGGGCGACCATATTGACGTGACGCACACGCTGGTTGTCGCGGTGGACCCGGGCAAGATCATGGAGCTTGCGGCGATAGATGCGGTGCTATTCATCAATGAAATGTCGCCACCGCTGGAAAGTCTAAATTCGACGGTGCGCACGCGCCTGCATGTGAACGAAGTGCAGACAGCGCCGTACAACCTGTCCGGCGACGGTGTGACCATTCTGGTGTATGACGGCGGTTTGATTGATTCTACTCACCCGGATTTTGGCGATCGCGTCACGGCCATGGAAGACGGCGCGATTGCGGATCACCCGACTCATGTCGGCGGCACGGTGGGTGGTAACGGCGGCAATTTGCGTGGTATGGCCCCGGCTGCAAATATTGTCAGCGGCGAATACGATGCGTGCACACCGTTCTGCTTTTATAACAGCCCGAACGACGTTAGCGATGACTACACATTTGCGCGGCAGAATTTTGATATTGAGTTGACCACCAACTCGATGGGCGCAAATGTCAGTCCGAACGGCTATCCGTGTGCGTGGTTTGGAGACTACGAGCTATCCTCACGCGTGATTGACGGATTGGTGGCTGAAACAGATGATCGTCCGTTGATTCAGTTCTGGGCCGCAGGCAACGAGCGCGGCGACCCCGGTTGCGGCAACAGTTCGTATCGCTGTATGTCCATTCCCGCTTCGGCAAAGAACATCATCACGGTTGGCGCGACAACGTCCACGGACGCGGTCGCGTCGTTTTCATCATTTGGTCCGACGGATGACGGACGCCTGAAGCCTGAAGTCGTCGCAACGGGTGTCAACGTGAATTCGTGCGCACCAGGCGGTGGCTATCAGGTCATGTCAGGTACTTCGATGGCGACTCCGGCAACGGCGGGCGTTGGGTGTTTGATTCTCGAACGCTGGCACCAGCTCTACCCGGGTTCGCCCGATCCTCTGCCGGAAGCGATGAAAGCGCTTATGATTAATTCGGCGACGGACTTGGGCAACGTCGGGCCGGATTTCCAGACAGGCTACGGGATCGTGAATGCTCAGCGCGCGATTGACCAATTGGCCGCGGGTGGCGTCATCCAGAGCACTTTGGGTGCAGACCAGCCATTGGATTTTGAATTCAATGTCCCGGAAAACACTCCATTTATAGATGTCAGTTTGGCGTGGACGGACGTTCCCGCGTTGGGCAATGTGATTCCGACGCTTGTCAACGACTTGGACCTAATTCTGATTTCGCCCGCCAATCTGGGCTATCAACCGTGGGTGTTGAATCCAAGTTCTCCGGGCACCGCAGCGGTTCCGGGTGAAGACAGCGTTAACGTATGCGAAAAAGCGCGAGTGACGAACCCTATCGCGGGAACATGGCGGGCGCGGGTGCTGGGTGACATCAATGTGGGTGAGACGCAGACATTTGCGCTCGCATCGAGCCTGCCTTTGGCGACAGAGTGGACGACGGTGACGGGTGTGATGCAAGACACGGAAGCTGGGCTTCCTGCCCGCGGCATTGTCTATGTTCCTGAAGCCGGTCTGACCGCTTTCGCGTTCCCTGGCGGCTCCTTTTCGTTCACCGTTCCGAGCGGCCGCAATTACACGTTGATTGGGCGTGCCTTTGGATTCCAAGGCGCTGAGGTCGGGATTACGGCCGACGGCCCGACGGTCGTGCAGAATATCGAACTGACGTTTTTCGATCCCGCTCCACCGAACATCACCGGTACGGTGGTGGATCAATTCAATCAGCCGGTGGTCGGAGCCACGGTCCATTCGACCTTTCCCAATTGGCCAACTCCTGTCGTGGATGCATTGACCGACGCGTCTGGTGAATTCAGCGCATACCTTCCGCCTGAAACGTATGATATTACTGTCTCGGCAGGTGGTCTGTCGGTAACGGAGACGATCACAACGACGATTGGCGGCGATTTCACGATTGTATTGAACGATCAACGCATTCGTCCAGTCGGACCGGATGCGGGCGGCTATTATTGTTACGAAAATGCCGACACGGGTTACGCGCCGACATTCGCCTATACTTCGATTGCGCCCGCGGGTGGCGGCGCCGGCACTTTAATCGGACCGGGTGCCGGTAACGACTGGCTGATTCAGGTAGCGCTTCCGTTTAGCGCGCGATTCTATGGCACGATTACAGAAGGTTTGACGGTTTCGGCGGACGGCTGGATCGGTTTTGGGAATGTTGCGGGCGGCGCCCAATCGTGGACGAACGGTTTCATTCCAAATAGCGATGCGCCGAACAACTGCGTTCATGTATTTTGGGATGACTTGTATCCCTACAATCCGACGGAAGGCGGGCAAATCGCGTCGTTTTACGACTCGCTTAACGGGCGATTCATCGTTGAGTACTACGAAGTATCGCACTTCCAGCCGACGAACTTGAAGGTTACGGCACAGTTTGTCCTCTACTCGCTGGATACCCGGCAAACGTCGTCGGGCGATAGTGAGTTTGAAGTGCATTACCAGCGGTTTGACTACGACGGTCCAGACACCGACCAGGATGCGACGCTTGGTATTGAGAATTCCAACGGTAGCACGGGTCTGATGGTGTATTTCGACGGTGGGGCGGACCCCTACCAGTACCCCGTTGCGGCGGGTACGGCGCTGCGCTATACGACCGGGCCGATTCTCGGCACGGGAACGGTGGCGGGACAGATTACAGCTCTGCCTGCGACCGATTTGAGCACGGCGACGCTGCGCCTTGGCGCGACTTCGTTCAGCCCGGAAGCGGATGGTTCTTTTTCCATTGGCGGCGTACCGGGCGGCCAATTCCGCCTGGAGTTCTCATATGCCGGATATGAGACAGTTGAATCTGAGCAGTTCACTGTTCCTGTCGGCGGCGAGGTGACGGTCAATTTGACCACGTACCGGCTGAATGCCCCGACCAGTTTAACCGGAGAGTTTGACGCAGAAGCCGGAGTGATTCGCTTAAATTGGGTGCCACCGACGTGGGCAGCCGGCCTGCGTGAGCCGGGCGATCAGCCCTTGGATGCACTAAGCAACTACACGGTCCTTGTGGGCGGTCGCACTCCTGTGACGGGCATCTCGGATACCTTCCTCGTATACACTCCGCCGAATCAGGGGATTTACCGTATGTGGGTCATCGCGAACTACGACGGTGGAATATCGGACAGTTCCAATATGGTGCAGTTCACAGTCACCCCGGCGCATGAAGTGCTGGGACTGGTGCCAACGGAGTTGAGTTTGGCGCAAAATTATCCGAATCCGTTTAACCCGACGACGCGCATCAGTTTTGGCTTGCCAGCGGCTTCAACCGTAACCTTGGATGTGTTTGACATTACAGGGCGTACGGTGGCGCAATTGTTGCACAGTCGGCTGGAAGCCGGTTACCATCGTGTGGACTTTGACGGCACGAATTTGGGCAGCGGCGTGTTCTTCTACCGATTGAGTACCGGGGAGCGGCAGATCATCCGCAAGATGATGCTGTTACGCTAA
- a CDS encoding fumarate reductase/succinate dehydrogenase flavoprotein subunit yields the protein MANYTKHDFDVLVVGAGGAGLRAAIESAAMGAKTAVVMKSLLGKAHTVMAEGGAAAAMRNADDRDSWQTHFRDTMKGGKQLNFFRMAELHAKEAPDRIQELEDWGAVFDRTPTGLINQRNFGGHTYPRLAHVGDRTGLEMIRTLQDKVVHMDAEILMEMTITHLFKNGGKACGALGYSRVTGEFHLFRAKAIVLATGGGGKAFTITSNSWEYSGDGQALAWRAGAELMDMEFIQFHPTGMVWPLSVRGTLVTEGVRGEGGVLLNKDGRRFMFDYIPDAFKNDVAATESEANQWVAEVAAGKRATVRRPPELLTRDVVARSIRAEVQAGRGSAHGGALLDIASRRNAEDIKRKLPSMYHQFKQLANVDITKEAMEVGPTCHYMMGGIRVAAETAMSTLPGLFAAGEVAAGLHGANRLGGNSLSDLLVFGRRAGWGAAEYAKKESVTQPLEQEVEAAIEENLACFTRHGGENPYTVHRDLQEMMQNNVGIVRIEAELRAALEALDEFDKRVKNVQVSGARAYNPGWNLAMDLRSMVVVSRAIALAALERRESRGGHSRIDYPDYDKQFSKVNHILSNEGGTMALRAQPLPVVSEELKQFVEEA from the coding sequence ATGGCGAACTACACGAAGCACGATTTCGATGTTTTGGTCGTCGGGGCAGGCGGCGCGGGATTGCGCGCGGCCATTGAATCGGCGGCGATGGGTGCGAAGACTGCGGTGGTCATGAAGTCGCTGTTGGGCAAGGCGCACACGGTGATGGCCGAAGGCGGCGCGGCAGCGGCGATGCGGAATGCGGACGATCGCGACTCGTGGCAGACGCACTTCCGCGACACCATGAAGGGCGGCAAGCAGCTCAACTTCTTCCGGATGGCCGAATTGCACGCCAAGGAAGCGCCGGACAGGATTCAGGAATTGGAGGACTGGGGCGCTGTGTTTGACCGCACGCCGACAGGTCTGATAAATCAGCGCAATTTCGGCGGGCATACTTATCCGCGATTGGCGCACGTGGGGGATCGCACGGGTTTAGAGATGATCCGCACGCTGCAGGACAAAGTTGTACACATGGATGCGGAGATCCTCATGGAAATGACGATCACGCATCTGTTCAAGAACGGCGGCAAGGCGTGCGGGGCGTTAGGTTACTCCCGTGTCACGGGCGAGTTTCACCTGTTCCGCGCGAAGGCGATTGTGTTGGCGACCGGCGGCGGCGGCAAGGCGTTCACGATCACATCGAACTCGTGGGAGTATTCGGGTGACGGTCAGGCATTGGCGTGGCGCGCGGGTGCGGAGTTGATGGACATGGAGTTCATACAGTTCCATCCGACAGGCATGGTGTGGCCGCTGTCAGTGCGCGGAACGCTTGTTACGGAAGGTGTGCGCGGTGAGGGTGGCGTGTTGTTAAACAAAGACGGCCGCCGCTTCATGTTTGATTACATTCCTGATGCATTTAAGAACGACGTTGCGGCGACCGAATCGGAAGCGAATCAGTGGGTGGCTGAGGTCGCGGCGGGCAAACGTGCCACAGTGCGACGTCCGCCGGAGCTGTTGACGCGCGATGTTGTGGCGCGTTCGATCCGGGCGGAAGTGCAGGCGGGACGCGGGAGCGCCCATGGCGGTGCGCTGCTCGATATCGCTTCGCGGCGCAATGCCGAGGATATCAAGCGCAAGCTGCCTTCAATGTACCATCAGTTCAAGCAGCTTGCCAATGTAGACATCACGAAGGAGGCGATGGAGGTCGGTCCGACGTGCCACTATATGATGGGTGGTATTCGTGTGGCGGCGGAGACTGCGATGAGCACGCTGCCGGGTCTGTTTGCCGCGGGAGAGGTTGCGGCGGGCTTGCACGGCGCGAACCGCCTCGGTGGCAACTCGCTATCAGACCTGTTGGTGTTCGGCCGTCGTGCAGGTTGGGGAGCGGCGGAGTATGCCAAAAAGGAATCGGTCACGCAGCCGTTGGAGCAGGAAGTTGAAGCTGCCATTGAGGAGAATTTGGCCTGCTTCACACGTCACGGCGGCGAGAATCCCTATACCGTACATCGTGACTTGCAAGAGATGATGCAGAATAACGTGGGCATCGTTCGCATAGAAGCAGAACTCAGAGCGGCTCTGGAAGCCCTGGACGAGTTTGACAAGCGCGTCAAGAACGTGCAGGTGAGTGGTGCGCGCGCATACAATCCGGGCTGGAATCTGGCGATGGACCTGCGCAGCATGGTGGTCGTTTCGCGGGCGATTGCGCTGGCCGCGTTGGAACGGCGCGAGAGTCGCGGCGGTCATTCGCGCATTGATTATCCCGATTACGACAAGCAGTTCTCCAAAGTTAACCACATCCTGAGCAACGAGGGCGGCACGATGGCGCTGCGGGCGCAACCGCTGCCGGTCGTGTCCGAGGAATTGAAGCAGTTTGTGGAGGAAGCCTGA
- a CDS encoding YjbQ family protein, which yields MKFHTEYLTFQTGKREEFVLITDRVEQAVRVSGIREGMVLVSAMHITAAVYVNDAEDGLIADIQDWLRDLAPDRDYRHHRTGEDNGSAHLKNLILHHQVILPITAGKLDLGPWQQVYYAEFDGQRRKRVVVKVMGE from the coding sequence ATGAAGTTTCATACCGAATACCTCACCTTCCAGACTGGGAAGCGCGAGGAGTTCGTTTTGATTACGGATCGAGTTGAGCAGGCCGTCCGTGTCTCGGGAATCCGCGAGGGCATGGTGCTGGTCTCGGCCATGCACATTACCGCCGCGGTGTATGTCAACGATGCTGAAGACGGTCTGATCGCGGATATTCAGGATTGGCTGCGGGATTTGGCGCCGGACCGAGACTATCGGCATCATCGCACGGGCGAGGATAACGGCAGCGCGCATCTCAAGAATCTCATACTGCACCATCAGGTGATTCTGCCGATCACGGCAGGGAAACTCGATTTGGGCCCGTGGCAACAGGTCTATTACGCCGAGTTTGATGGTCAGCGCCGGAAGCGCGTGGTCGTCAAAGTCATGGGCGAGTAG
- the ypdA gene encoding YpdA family putative bacillithiol disulfide reductase — translation MLDTRREWPLLIVGSGPAGIGVALEAKRRGVAALLVERGALCHTLYRFPERMTYFSTAELLEFAGIPLVCAGAKPTKREVLDYFTRIVTSFRLPFETDCAVTGLRRESDQWIVSSSRGEWRCRAVVLATGSYDQPNLLYVPGEHLPHVSHYFESAHPFIGKQVIIVGGKNSAAEAALELYRAGAHVTLIHRGAGVSPSVKYWIKPDLENRIRDGEIRALYHAQIAAIEAGIVKVRIGERDQDLSADAVLLLTGYQPDYEWLRRMGFEFEGEADLPVHDPLTLESNLPGVYFAGVLLAGRQASRVFIENSREHGARILKHFLRET, via the coding sequence ATGCTTGACACGCGGCGCGAGTGGCCGCTGCTGATTGTGGGCAGTGGACCGGCAGGTATCGGCGTGGCGCTCGAAGCAAAACGGCGCGGCGTTGCGGCGCTATTGGTGGAACGCGGCGCGCTATGTCATACGCTGTATCGTTTTCCGGAGCGGATGACCTATTTCTCGACGGCGGAGCTGTTGGAGTTTGCGGGTATTCCGCTGGTGTGCGCGGGAGCCAAGCCGACCAAACGCGAGGTGTTAGACTACTTCACGCGAATCGTGACGTCGTTTCGACTGCCGTTCGAGACCGATTGTGCGGTGACGGGACTGCGTCGTGAAAGCGATCAATGGATTGTGTCATCAAGTCGCGGCGAGTGGCGTTGCCGGGCCGTGGTGTTGGCGACAGGCTCCTATGATCAGCCGAACCTGCTGTACGTGCCGGGAGAACATCTGCCGCACGTGTCGCACTATTTTGAGTCGGCGCATCCGTTTATCGGCAAACAGGTTATCATCGTGGGCGGCAAGAATTCGGCGGCGGAAGCGGCGCTCGAATTGTATCGCGCCGGCGCACATGTGACGTTGATTCACCGCGGGGCCGGAGTGTCGCCGTCCGTGAAGTATTGGATCAAACCGGATTTGGAAAACCGCATCCGCGACGGCGAGATTCGCGCGCTGTATCATGCGCAAATTGCTGCGATTGAAGCCGGTATCGTGAAAGTGCGGATCGGGGAGCGTGACCAGGACCTGTCGGCCGATGCCGTGCTGTTGTTGACGGGTTACCAACCGGACTACGAGTGGCTCAGACGGATGGGATTCGAGTTTGAGGGTGAAGCGGACCTGCCTGTGCATGATCCGCTGACGCTTGAATCGAATCTGCCGGGCGTGTATTTCGCGGGCGTACTGCTGGCGGGTCGGCAGGCGTCACGCGTATTCATTGAGAATAGCCGCGAACACGGCGCGCGGATCTTGAAGCACTTCTTGCGTGAAACATGA
- a CDS encoding succinate dehydrogenase/fumarate reductase iron-sulfur subunit, producing the protein MSRSVLMKVYRGEQGTGALHDYQVPIDDGMVVLDVIHRIQATEAPDLACRWNCKAGKCGSCSAEVNGKPALMCMTRMDTLNQEKPITVEPLQTFPHVRDLVTDVSWNYTVNKKIQPFTPRPKDADGKQRMYQYEVDRVQEFRKCIECFLCQDVCHVLRNHGKHEEFAGPRFMARLASLEMHPLDVADRLKHVKDGAGVGFCNITKCCSEVCPEHIHITDNAIIPLKERVADRFYDPLQMLFRVLGGK; encoded by the coding sequence ATGTCACGAAGCGTATTAATGAAGGTCTATCGCGGCGAGCAGGGGACGGGCGCACTGCACGACTATCAAGTCCCGATTGACGACGGAATGGTGGTGCTCGATGTTATTCACCGGATTCAAGCGACGGAAGCACCGGACTTGGCCTGCCGTTGGAATTGCAAGGCCGGCAAGTGCGGCTCGTGCAGTGCGGAGGTGAACGGCAAACCGGCGCTGATGTGCATGACGCGGATGGACACGCTGAATCAGGAGAAGCCGATTACGGTTGAGCCTTTGCAGACTTTCCCGCATGTGCGCGATCTGGTGACGGACGTGTCATGGAACTACACGGTCAACAAGAAGATTCAGCCGTTCACGCCGCGTCCCAAGGACGCCGACGGCAAGCAGCGGATGTATCAATACGAAGTGGACCGCGTGCAGGAGTTTCGCAAGTGTATTGAGTGTTTCCTCTGTCAGGACGTCTGCCATGTGCTGCGCAATCACGGCAAGCACGAGGAGTTCGCGGGACCACGATTCATGGCTCGGCTTGCGTCGCTCGAAATGCATCCGCTGGACGTGGCCGACCGCTTGAAACACGTTAAGGACGGTGCGGGCGTCGGCTTCTGTAACATCACGAAGTGCTGTTCCGAAGTCTGTCCTGAACACATTCATATTACGGATAATGCAATCATCCCGTTGAAAGAGCGCGTAGCGGACCGATTCTACGATCCGTTGCAGATGCTGTTCCGGGTATTGGGCGGAAAATGA
- a CDS encoding succinate dehydrogenase, with protein sequence MAYPVPGTREPFLATRRQDTWWVVPLVMATAFIAFIAYASWAAFQPVEYSRFGPYISPFFSPDLTRFVPGLGWSPALLILWIPAGFRLTCYYGRKAYYRSLTMSPPACAVGKGQRDYKGERALPWVLNNIHRYFLYLVTIFVIFHWIHLLDAFRFDDGIGMGLGTLVVSADTVFLSLYVFSCHSLRHMVGGKIDCYSCAAAGVTRHKLWTGISILNDRHNVYFWCSLFTVGFADVYVRMCAMGVWHDVRFF encoded by the coding sequence ATGGCCTATCCCGTTCCCGGAACGCGCGAGCCTTTTCTTGCGACCCGCCGCCAAGACACTTGGTGGGTGGTACCGCTGGTTATGGCGACGGCGTTCATCGCGTTTATCGCGTACGCCTCGTGGGCGGCATTCCAGCCCGTCGAGTACAGTCGTTTCGGCCCGTACATTTCGCCGTTCTTTTCACCGGATTTGACGCGATTCGTGCCCGGCCTTGGTTGGTCGCCGGCGCTGTTGATTCTGTGGATTCCGGCGGGCTTCCGGCTCACATGTTATTATGGCCGCAAGGCATATTATCGTTCTTTAACGATGTCGCCGCCGGCGTGCGCGGTGGGGAAGGGCCAACGCGACTATAAGGGCGAACGCGCGCTGCCGTGGGTGCTGAACAACATCCACCGCTATTTCCTGTATCTGGTGACGATCTTTGTGATTTTCCACTGGATTCACTTGCTCGACGCGTTCCGCTTTGACGACGGGATTGGGATGGGTTTGGGCACGCTGGTGGTGTCGGCCGACACGGTGTTCCTGAGCTTGTATGTATTTAGCTGTCACTCTCTGCGGCACATGGTCGGCGGGAAGATTGACTGTTACTCATGCGCGGCGGCGGGGGTCACACGGCACAAACTGTGGACGGGAATTTCAATTCTGAACGACCGCCACAACGTATATTTTTGGTGCAGCTTGTTCACCGTAGGTTTTGCGGATGTGTACGTCCGCATGTGCGCGATGGGCGTGTGGCATGATGTGAGGTTCTTCTAA
- a CDS encoding macro domain-containing protein, with amino-acid sequence MNWGLGEIDTFVGDIWELATQAFVTPIHSELRPASQMALDLWRRSGPELEREFDHVENLPLGQVYLTSAGGLSCERLIHISVTTLSRRPTLEHFEEALDRALMAAYHNTFRSVAIPAMFIDPGELTTQAVARVTVEISMEHLRKARYPGRIVLVVPTDYVHKVFLSEMSRVQYGEPLI; translated from the coding sequence TTGAACTGGGGACTTGGTGAAATAGACACGTTTGTGGGCGACATTTGGGAATTGGCGACACAGGCTTTTGTGACGCCAATCCACAGTGAGTTGCGCCCGGCCTCGCAGATGGCGTTGGATCTCTGGCGGCGCAGCGGCCCGGAGCTCGAACGCGAATTTGACCATGTCGAGAATCTGCCGTTGGGTCAGGTCTACTTGACCAGTGCTGGTGGTCTAAGTTGCGAGCGGTTGATTCATATTTCGGTGACGACGCTATCGCGCCGCCCCACGCTCGAGCATTTCGAAGAGGCGCTTGATCGTGCGTTGATGGCCGCCTATCACAACACGTTTCGTTCCGTCGCCATACCGGCGATGTTCATTGATCCCGGTGAGTTGACTACGCAAGCCGTGGCGCGAGTCACCGTGGAAATCTCAATGGAACATCTGCGCAAGGCCCGTTATCCGGGTCGCATCGTGCTGGTGGTTCCTACCGATTACGTCCACAAGGTATTCCTGTCTGAAATGTCGCGAGTTCAATATGGTGAACCGCTGATCTGA